The following proteins are co-located in the Dyadobacter chenwenxiniae genome:
- a CDS encoding pyruvate dehydrogenase complex dihydrolipoamide acetyltransferase encodes MAEVIRMPKMSDTMEEGVIAEWHKKVGDKIKSGEIIAEVETDKATMDLESYYDGTLLYIGVNKGDAVPIDGIMAVVGAEGEDYKSLLEGGSTNGAAKAETSAEPAKEESKPAAAVETVTPEPAKKPVAAAPAEKINAVVVRMPKMSDTMEEGTLVGWQKKVGDKVKSGDILAEVETDKATMELEAYEDGTLLYIGIKDGESVPVDGIIAVIGEEGANVEALLARENGEGGAEVENIDATDEGKAAPAAESGSNGADKTVSVADSGDRIKASPLAKRLADEKGIDLSQVGGSGDNGRIVKRDVDEFKPAAAAAAAKTEAAPAQAASAPAAAAKAEQPAPATGGSSAPGDFTDLPISQMRKTIARRLSDSLFTAPHFYVTMEINMDKAMALRPQLNEVSPAKISFNDMVIKACAVALKQHPAVNSAWLGDKIRKYNYVNIGVAVAVDEGLLVPVIRDADKKTLSTISGEVKDLAGKAKDKKLQPKDWEGNTFSISNLGMFGVDEFTAIINPPDSCILAIGAIKKVAAFKEDGTVYPQNIMKVTLSADHRVVDGALGAQFLLTVKKLLEEPMSMLV; translated from the coding sequence ATGGCAGAAGTAATTCGTATGCCCAAGATGAGCGACACCATGGAAGAAGGTGTTATCGCAGAATGGCACAAAAAAGTTGGCGATAAAATAAAATCAGGTGAGATCATCGCGGAAGTTGAAACAGACAAAGCGACGATGGATCTTGAGTCCTATTATGACGGCACTCTTCTATACATTGGTGTTAACAAGGGCGATGCGGTTCCCATAGACGGCATTATGGCGGTTGTTGGTGCCGAAGGTGAAGACTATAAATCATTGCTGGAAGGCGGAAGCACCAATGGCGCAGCAAAAGCTGAAACAAGTGCGGAGCCTGCAAAAGAAGAATCAAAACCTGCGGCTGCCGTTGAAACTGTGACGCCTGAACCAGCGAAAAAGCCAGTTGCTGCTGCCCCCGCTGAAAAAATCAATGCAGTCGTTGTCAGAATGCCAAAGATGAGCGACACGATGGAGGAAGGGACATTGGTAGGATGGCAGAAAAAAGTTGGAGATAAAGTAAAATCAGGTGACATCCTGGCCGAAGTCGAAACTGACAAGGCGACGATGGAACTGGAAGCTTACGAAGACGGAACGCTTCTATATATTGGTATCAAAGACGGCGAATCTGTTCCTGTTGACGGCATTATTGCTGTAATCGGTGAAGAGGGCGCTAATGTGGAAGCATTGCTTGCGCGTGAAAACGGTGAAGGCGGTGCGGAAGTTGAAAATATTGATGCAACGGACGAAGGAAAAGCGGCTCCTGCTGCTGAATCCGGTTCAAATGGTGCTGACAAAACGGTTTCTGTTGCTGATTCAGGTGACAGGATCAAGGCGTCACCATTGGCAAAGCGTCTTGCAGACGAAAAAGGAATTGACCTGAGCCAGGTTGGCGGCAGTGGTGACAATGGTCGCATCGTGAAACGCGATGTGGACGAATTCAAACCTGCTGCGGCAGCCGCTGCTGCGAAAACAGAAGCTGCTCCTGCTCAGGCGGCATCTGCGCCAGCCGCTGCTGCAAAAGCTGAACAACCGGCTCCGGCGACAGGCGGCTCATCGGCGCCCGGCGACTTTACAGACCTGCCGATCTCGCAAATGCGTAAAACCATTGCCCGCAGATTGAGCGACAGCCTGTTCACAGCGCCACATTTCTACGTGACCATGGAAATCAACATGGACAAGGCAATGGCGTTGCGTCCGCAGCTGAATGAAGTGAGCCCTGCGAAAATCTCATTCAATGACATGGTGATCAAAGCTTGCGCGGTGGCGTTGAAACAACATCCGGCGGTTAATTCGGCTTGGTTGGGAGACAAAATCAGAAAATACAATTATGTAAATATCGGCGTTGCCGTGGCTGTGGACGAAGGTTTGCTGGTCCCGGTAATCCGCGATGCTGACAAGAAAACATTGTCGACGATTTCAGGCGAAGTGAAAGATCTTGCCGGAAAAGCGAAAGATAAAAAACTGCAGCCCAAAGACTGGGAAGGAAACACATTCTCGATCTCAAACCTGGGTATGTTTGGTGTAGATGAATTCACAGCGATCATTAACCCACCAGATTCCTGCATTTTGGCAATCGGTGCAATCAAAAAAGTGGCTGCTTTCAAAGAAGATGGAACGGTCTATCCACAAAACATCATGAAAGTAACCCTTTCCGCAGATCACCGCGTTGTGGACGGAGCACTAGGCGCTCAGTTCCTGCTGACTGTGAAAAAGTTGTTGGAAGAGCCGATGAGTATGTTGGTTTAA
- the hslV gene encoding ATP-dependent protease subunit HslV: MEKIHATTVLGVLHNGTVSLGADGQATMGNTVAKSNVKKIRTLMGGKILVGFAGSTADAFTLLEKFEEKLNAYGGNMKRAAIELAKDWRTDRYLRKLEAMMITANKEEILVISGTGDVLEPENGIAAIGSGGNYALSAAQALKKHAAHLTAEEMVREGLTVAADLCIYTNHNLVIEKVQ; this comes from the coding sequence ATGGAAAAAATACATGCGACCACCGTCTTGGGGGTGCTTCATAACGGAACAGTTTCCCTGGGTGCAGATGGCCAGGCGACGATGGGTAATACAGTTGCGAAAAGCAATGTTAAAAAGATCCGCACCTTAATGGGCGGCAAGATCCTGGTAGGATTTGCCGGATCAACAGCAGATGCTTTTACGCTTCTTGAAAAATTCGAAGAAAAATTGAATGCATACGGCGGCAATATGAAACGTGCTGCTATTGAACTTGCAAAAGACTGGCGGACAGATCGTTATCTGCGTAAGTTGGAAGCAATGATGATCACTGCAAACAAAGAAGAAATCCTGGTTATTTCCGGAACCGGCGATGTGCTCGAACCTGAAAACGGCATTGCCGCCATCGGGTCAGGTGGAAATTATGCATTGTCTGCAGCACAAGCTTTGAAAAAACACGCGGCACATCTCACTGCCGAGGAAATGGTGCGGGAAGGCTTAACCGTTGCGGCTGACCTTTGCATTTATACAAACCATAACCTGGTTATCGAAAAAGTTCAGTAA
- the dacB gene encoding D-alanyl-D-alanine carboxypeptidase/D-alanyl-D-alanine endopeptidase gives MKFGLFLVFLSFCFNVNAQTIDSIALNNLRDAVLELENSELMRSGSLSVSVKKVKDATNVFALNTERSLPSASTLKLVSTATALAVFGGDFKFQTFLEHDGVIRNDTLVGNLYIHGTGDPSLGSDRFKGYPTGIELINRWTAAVKKKGIRYVKGKVIADASFFDTETIASTWIWGDIGNYYGAGVSGLNFNENLYKIKFKPGADFGDPTTFLGIEPAIPYLTFTNQVTTGERGSGDQTIVYSSPLGNAAVLTGTIPTGSAVFSVKGSIPNPAEYVAFALKTSLMNGAVGIGESTVPQPGMPIASANPKTVLDQYDSPPLRDLCQQTNFWSINLYADALFKQAGKRLAGKSAFDESAKAITAYWSGKNADLRGFYIKDGSGLSPSGSITTHSLTDILNVVNRDASFNDFYKSIAVLGLNGTVRNLGKGTKAAGNMHVKSGSIEGTRAYAGYVTSKSGSLLSFSIIAHKYMPGSNRVITDSLVRIMTLMAEL, from the coding sequence GGTTTTTCTTTCTTTCTGTTTTAATGTAAATGCCCAAACTATCGACAGTATTGCGCTCAATAACCTCCGCGATGCCGTGCTGGAACTCGAAAACAGCGAACTGATGCGAAGCGGTTCCCTGTCTGTCAGTGTAAAGAAAGTGAAAGATGCCACGAATGTCTTTGCATTGAATACAGAACGCTCGCTACCATCCGCTTCCACTTTAAAATTGGTCTCCACGGCAACCGCGCTGGCTGTTTTCGGCGGTGATTTTAAGTTTCAAACATTCCTGGAACACGATGGCGTAATAAGAAATGATACATTAGTCGGCAATTTATACATTCACGGAACCGGTGATCCCTCTTTGGGGAGCGATCGCTTTAAGGGGTATCCGACAGGGATTGAGTTGATTAACCGTTGGACAGCGGCAGTCAAGAAAAAGGGAATTCGTTATGTTAAAGGGAAAGTCATCGCCGATGCGTCGTTTTTTGATACAGAAACCATTGCCAGTACGTGGATCTGGGGCGATATAGGCAATTATTATGGCGCAGGCGTTTCAGGGCTGAATTTTAATGAAAACTTGTATAAGATTAAATTTAAACCCGGCGCCGACTTCGGCGATCCAACCACTTTCCTGGGCATTGAGCCCGCGATTCCTTATCTGACATTCACAAACCAGGTTACCACGGGAGAAAGAGGCTCGGGCGATCAAACTATTGTTTATAGCAGTCCATTAGGCAATGCAGCAGTACTTACGGGCACGATTCCAACCGGTTCTGCTGTATTTTCCGTTAAAGGTTCTATTCCTAATCCAGCCGAATATGTGGCGTTTGCTTTGAAAACCAGCTTGATGAATGGAGCAGTGGGAATAGGAGAGAGCACCGTGCCGCAACCCGGAATGCCCATCGCCTCCGCCAATCCCAAAACAGTTCTCGACCAATACGATTCGCCGCCATTACGCGACCTGTGCCAGCAAACCAATTTCTGGAGCATTAACCTGTATGCAGATGCGCTCTTTAAACAGGCTGGAAAACGACTTGCAGGTAAGTCGGCATTCGACGAGTCTGCCAAGGCTATCACTGCTTACTGGTCAGGTAAGAATGCGGATTTGCGGGGGTTTTATATCAAAGATGGCAGTGGCTTGTCACCATCCGGGTCCATCACAACGCATAGCCTGACAGATATTTTGAATGTGGTGAATAGGGATGCCAGTTTCAATGATTTCTATAAAAGTATTGCTGTCCTCGGCCTTAATGGCACTGTAAGGAACCTTGGGAAAGGCACAAAAGCGGCTGGAAATATGCATGTCAAGAGCGGGTCCATTGAAGGGACCCGCGCTTATGCCGGTTATGTTACGTCAAAGTCAGGCTCATTGCTCAGCTTTTCCATTATTGCGCACAAATACATGCCGGGCAGTAACCGTGTCATCACCGATTCTCTGGTGAGGATCATGACACTCATGGCCGAATTATGA